Proteins found in one Hippopotamus amphibius kiboko isolate mHipAmp2 chromosome 12, mHipAmp2.hap2, whole genome shotgun sequence genomic segment:
- the LOC130834077 gene encoding multifunctional methyltransferase subunit TRM112-like protein: MSSSVASQISGGPGWQLGPSKADLASPGHRWQVLEYSTAWPDVTTPIFFLKAERSVDVKLLTHNLLSSHVRGVGPRGFPLCLQATEVRINPVEFNPNFVAHMIPKVEWAVLLEAADILHLVEVPKEPIQGYEHDEKFLRKMHHILLEVDVLEGTLQCPESGRLFLISHGIPNMLLNDEETET; encoded by the exons ATATCAGGAGGGCCCGGGTGGCAGCTGGGCCCCAGCAAGGCAGACCTGGCGTCCCCAGGGCATCGCTGGCAGGTGCTGGAATACTCAACAGCCTGGCCTGATGTCACCACCCCCATCTTCTTCT TGAAGGCAGAGCGTAGCGTCGACGTGAAGCTGCTCACCCACAACTTGCTGAGCTCGCATGTGCGGGGGGTGGGGCCTCGTGGCTTCCCCCTGTGCCTCCAGGCCACCGAGGTTCGCATCAACCCTGTGGAGTTCAACCCCAACTTCGTGGCGCATATGATACCCAAGGTGGAGTGGGCGGTGCTTCTGGAGGCTGCAGACATTTTGCATCTTGTCGAGGTGCCCAAAGAGCCAATTCAGGGATATGAACATGATGAGAAGTTTCTGAGAAAGATGCACCACATTCTGCTGGAGGTGGATGTGTTGGAGGGCACCCTGCAATGCCCAGAGTCGGGACGTCTATTTCTCATCAGCCATGGGATCCCCAACATGCTGCTGaacgatgaggaaactgagacttaa